The Dioscorea cayenensis subsp. rotundata cultivar TDr96_F1 chromosome 19, TDr96_F1_v2_PseudoChromosome.rev07_lg8_w22 25.fasta, whole genome shotgun sequence genome includes a window with the following:
- the LOC120283674 gene encoding MFP1 attachment factor 1-like encodes MAEDIPEPQPQVEVSPEAAPPPPTPPRVAYPSLALQIWPPTQRTRDAVRSRLVENLSSPSVLTKRYGAFPIDEASTVARRIEEEAFGAASASAAADAGSVDEGIEVIQIYSKEISKRMLEAVKARAPAPAESSPGSVEVNSPPTTSAADDAAGEEASAAESDSPAS; translated from the coding sequence ATGGCTGAAGACATCCCGGAACCGCAACCCCAGGTCGAGGTCTCGCCGGAGGCGGCGCCACCGCCGCCGACGCCGCCGAGGGTGGCGTACCCCTCACTCGCCCTCCAAATCTGGCCGCCGACCCAGCGCACCCGCGACGCCGTCCGAAGCCGCCTCGTGGAGAACCTCTCGTCTCCCTCCGTCCTCACCAAGCGCTACGGTGCCTTTCCCATCGATGAGGCCTCCACTGTCGCCCGCCGCATCGAGGAGGAGGCATTTGGTGCTGCATCCGCCTCCGCCGCCGCCGATGCTGGATCTGTCGACGAGGGGATTGAAGTGATCCAGATCTATTCCAAGGAGATCAGCAAGAGGATGCTTGAGGCTGTCAAGGCTAGGGCTCCTGCCCCTGCTGAGAGTTCCCCGGGCTCTGTGGAGGTGAATTCTCCGCCCACCACTTCTGCGGCTGACGACGCTGCTGGGGAGGAGGCCTCTGCCGCTGAGTCCGATTCTCCGGCTTCTTGA